A portion of the Burkholderia sp. GAS332 genome contains these proteins:
- a CDS encoding uracil-xanthine permease: MNPDPATHSVDSRLPAWQLVLFGLQHVLSMAASPVTAVFLVSRMLSLSSDLTVHLIGATFFACGAGTLLQSLGVGSIGARLPFVMVPGGAPAMLFAVIATQTDLRTAAGAAILTSLFYWLVLPVFARCLRFFPRVVVGTMLLLVSVSLIKIYAGIVVGQPGTPGFARPQSLGLALLTIVATLAVARLFKGTAGRLAVLIGLAIGTCAGWAAGLMPAGGMWAGPLFTLPTLLPFGMPRFDVLAALPMLIFSVISMAEATGQTVAVGEITGKKIDMRRDVPKTIRGDAVASLLGSLLGTSLIITSAENIGVVQTTGVRSRYVTATAGAMLMVIALFAPLGRFAYAIPAPVVGGTALIVFAMIGVMGVNLLGKVDLHARGNQYTLAAALVVGLIPILVPNVYASFPSYLQIVLGNGMAAGTLAAIVVNLVFGPWRLRPAEKIQTT; the protein is encoded by the coding sequence GTGAATCCAGACCCAGCCACCCATAGCGTCGACTCACGCTTGCCCGCGTGGCAGCTCGTGCTGTTCGGCTTGCAGCATGTCCTGTCGATGGCGGCTTCGCCCGTCACCGCGGTTTTTCTGGTGTCGAGGATGTTGTCGCTCTCATCGGATTTGACCGTCCACCTGATCGGCGCGACTTTCTTTGCCTGCGGCGCCGGCACGCTGCTGCAATCGCTCGGGGTGGGGTCGATCGGTGCACGTCTGCCGTTCGTGATGGTGCCGGGCGGCGCGCCCGCCATGCTGTTCGCCGTCATCGCCACGCAGACGGATCTGCGCACCGCCGCGGGGGCGGCGATTCTCACCAGCCTGTTCTACTGGCTCGTGCTGCCGGTATTCGCGCGCTGCCTGCGGTTTTTTCCGCGTGTGGTGGTGGGAACGATGCTGCTGCTCGTCTCGGTGAGTCTCATCAAGATCTACGCCGGCATCGTCGTCGGCCAGCCGGGAACGCCAGGCTTCGCGCGGCCGCAGTCGCTTGGCCTCGCGCTGCTCACGATCGTGGCCACGCTGGCCGTGGCGCGTCTCTTCAAGGGCACGGCGGGGCGGCTTGCCGTGCTGATCGGTCTCGCGATCGGCACGTGTGCAGGCTGGGCAGCCGGGCTGATGCCGGCAGGCGGCATGTGGGCCGGCCCACTCTTCACGCTGCCGACGCTGCTGCCCTTCGGCATGCCGCGCTTCGACGTGCTCGCCGCACTGCCGATGCTGATCTTCAGTGTCATCTCGATGGCCGAGGCAACGGGGCAGACGGTCGCCGTCGGCGAGATCACCGGCAAGAAGATCGACATGCGCCGCGATGTGCCGAAGACCATTCGCGGCGATGCGGTGGCGTCGCTGCTCGGTTCGCTGCTGGGCACCTCGCTCATCATCACCAGCGCGGAGAACATCGGCGTCGTACAGACCACCGGCGTGCGCTCGCGCTATGTGACCGCGACGGCCGGTGCGATGCTGATGGTCATCGCGCTGTTTGCGCCGCTCGGGCGCTTCGCTTACGCGATTCCCGCACCGGTGGTGGGCGGCACGGCGCTGATTGTGTTCGCGATGATCGGTGTGATGGGCGTCAACCTGCTCGGCAAGGTCGATCTGCATGCGCGCGGTAATCAGTACACGCTCGCCGCCGCGCTCGTGGTGGGGCTGATACCGATTCTGGTCCCCAATGTGTATGCCTCGTTCCCCAGCTATTTGCAGATCGTATTGGGTAATGGTATGGCGGCGGGGACACTCGCTGCAATCGTCGTCAATCTGGTGTTCGGTCCATGGCGCCTCAGGCCGGCAGAGAAGATTCAGACAACCTGA
- a CDS encoding Outer membrane protein (porin) has product MKTHFAFRATVVACLAALAVPTAANAQSSVTLYGSLDAGLGYVSNLHGAHAYIAEQGTFQADRFGFQGVEDIGAGRSVVFRLESGFVTTTGASASSSTFFNRQAYVGMSDPMFGTVTLGRQTDWNFDWLGSVSTGQLLGDFSAFHPGNLDGLGSTLPVQLSSTVKWKSANYSGLSFGALYGFPGASASNTNGRTISFGANYTNGPLKLVAVYSEYHDRLLPLSNGLGLTSFEGQTLAPGATFNAKQVRDMGIGGAYRFERVTLHALATDVRIQSDGGSERFRTVDGGVNVRLTPAEEIAAGAWTATLAGRRWTQFTVANVYSLSKATQVYADLMVETAGGGAVANTLGIGAASGGRQTVFLSGIHHLF; this is encoded by the coding sequence ATGAAAACCCATTTCGCTTTCCGCGCGACGGTCGTCGCGTGCCTGGCTGCGCTCGCCGTTCCTACCGCTGCCAATGCCCAGAGCAGTGTCACGTTGTACGGAAGTCTCGATGCGGGCCTCGGCTACGTGAGTAACCTGCACGGCGCGCATGCTTATATCGCTGAGCAGGGCACCTTCCAGGCCGACCGCTTCGGCTTCCAGGGCGTCGAAGATATCGGCGCGGGCAGGTCGGTCGTGTTCCGGCTCGAAAGCGGTTTTGTTACGACGACCGGTGCGTCCGCCAGCAGCAGTACTTTCTTTAATCGTCAGGCCTACGTAGGGATGTCCGATCCGATGTTCGGCACGGTGACGCTCGGCCGGCAGACCGACTGGAATTTCGATTGGCTCGGCTCGGTGTCGACCGGTCAACTGCTTGGCGACTTCTCCGCGTTCCACCCCGGCAATCTAGATGGCCTCGGAAGCACCTTGCCGGTGCAGTTGTCGAGCACGGTGAAATGGAAGAGCGCGAACTACAGCGGACTGAGTTTTGGCGCGCTCTATGGATTTCCCGGCGCGTCTGCCAGCAATACGAATGGACGGACCATCAGCTTCGGCGCTAACTATACGAATGGGCCGCTCAAACTGGTGGCGGTGTATTCCGAGTACCACGACCGTTTGCTGCCATTGTCCAATGGACTCGGTCTGACTTCGTTCGAAGGACAGACACTCGCGCCCGGCGCAACCTTCAACGCGAAACAGGTGCGCGACATGGGGATCGGTGGCGCGTATCGCTTTGAGCGCGTGACGCTGCATGCGCTCGCCACGGATGTGCGGATCCAGTCGGACGGCGGCAGCGAGCGCTTTCGTACCGTCGACGGCGGCGTCAACGTCCGCTTGACACCTGCGGAGGAAATCGCGGCGGGGGCGTGGACCGCGACGCTCGCGGGGCGACGCTGGACTCAGTTCACCGTGGCCAACGTGTATTCGCTGTCGAAGGCGACGCAAGTCTACGCGGACCTGATGGTCGAGACCGCGGGTGGTGGGGCGGTGGCCAATACGCTTGGGATCGGCGCGGCGTCAGGTGGACGGCAGACTGTGTTTCTGAGCGGGATACATCATCTGTTCTGA
- a CDS encoding LysR family transcriptional regulator, regulator for genes of the gallate degradation pathway, giving the protein MSNKELLNLAQLRAFRLVAEMGSATRAAAALFRAQSAVTRSIQELESALGEPLFDRSPSGMLPTPVGRAVLQRCERIFAELEELAQWCSAKQARRRPATEGALPAYLLNTRRLQLFIALARHRHMPSAAKTFGISQPAVSTAIRVLESGSGLSLFHRSPRGILLTTEGETFLLHVRRVLNELRHVPDDIAALHGKIQGAVTVGALPLGRTLLLPKAIARMTAAHPGVRVVTDESAYEALVANLRAGDIDFILGALRDNDASSGLKNERLMSEDMVVLVRHDHPLTRARDLSIMDLRDAQWVMPRSNAPARALFEAQFKRMKVKPPMPTVETADLAVIRGLLVGSDMIAALSAQQLHYEVQSGQLAVLDVQLHNTRRDIGLTMRAAGTPSPAARALIDAIRLSVVDATRTISIAAK; this is encoded by the coding sequence GTGAGCAACAAAGAACTTCTCAACCTGGCGCAACTGCGCGCATTTCGACTCGTGGCCGAGATGGGCAGCGCAACGCGTGCAGCGGCGGCGCTGTTTCGCGCCCAGTCGGCTGTGACTCGTTCGATTCAGGAACTGGAGTCGGCACTCGGCGAGCCGCTCTTCGATCGAAGCCCCTCGGGCATGCTCCCAACGCCGGTTGGCCGCGCGGTGCTGCAGCGTTGCGAGCGCATCTTCGCCGAACTGGAAGAACTCGCGCAGTGGTGTTCGGCGAAACAGGCACGTCGCCGGCCGGCAACAGAAGGCGCGCTGCCGGCGTATCTGCTCAACACCCGGCGGCTTCAACTATTCATCGCATTGGCGCGTCATCGGCATATGCCGAGTGCGGCGAAGACGTTCGGCATCAGTCAGCCGGCCGTGAGCACCGCGATACGGGTGCTGGAAAGCGGCTCCGGTTTGAGTCTGTTCCATCGCAGCCCGCGCGGGATCCTGCTTACCACGGAGGGCGAAACATTCCTGCTTCACGTGCGTCGCGTGCTGAACGAACTACGGCATGTGCCCGACGATATCGCCGCCTTGCACGGCAAGATTCAGGGTGCGGTGACGGTGGGCGCGTTGCCGCTCGGGCGCACGCTGCTCCTGCCCAAGGCGATCGCGCGAATGACCGCGGCGCATCCAGGCGTGAGGGTCGTGACGGACGAGAGCGCCTACGAGGCGCTGGTCGCGAACCTGCGCGCGGGCGACATCGACTTCATTCTCGGCGCGCTGCGCGACAACGACGCCAGCAGCGGCCTGAAGAACGAACGGCTGATGTCGGAGGATATGGTGGTTCTGGTGCGCCACGATCACCCGCTCACTCGCGCGCGTGATCTGAGCATCATGGATTTGCGCGACGCGCAGTGGGTCATGCCGCGCAGCAATGCGCCGGCGCGCGCACTGTTCGAAGCGCAATTCAAGCGAATGAAAGTGAAGCCGCCTATGCCCACGGTTGAGACAGCCGACCTTGCGGTGATTCGCGGGCTGCTGGTCGGCTCGGACATGATTGCAGCGCTGTCGGCGCAGCAGTTGCACTATGAGGTTCAATCCGGTCAGCTCGCGGTACTCGACGTGCAGTTGCACAACACCCGGCGCGACATAGGACTGACCATGCGGGCGGCGGGTACGCCCTCACCCGCCGCGCGTGCGTTGATCGATGCGATCCGTCTGTCAGTTGTCGATGCCACGCGGACGATTAGTATCGCCGCCAAATAG
- a CDS encoding alkylhydroperoxidase AhpD family core domain-containing protein produces the protein MSTFHIHTIESAPEQSKPVLRQLEQNFGLIPNIAGAMAESPVLIGGFIGIFQKVHSGTFTEAQVQTLLLTNAVTNACSWAVAFHTALALKEGLSPADVDAIRDGRTPADRKHAALSTLTKTAIEKRGHLNDHDVNQFVEAGFRQDQVLEVLTALAASTITNYAGNITQPPLEAPFQEYVWKA, from the coding sequence ATGTCGACGTTTCACATTCATACGATTGAATCCGCACCCGAGCAGTCCAAGCCGGTGCTGCGGCAGCTCGAGCAAAATTTCGGCCTTATTCCCAACATCGCGGGAGCGATGGCCGAATCGCCGGTACTGATCGGCGGCTTCATCGGCATCTTCCAGAAAGTTCATTCAGGTACCTTCACGGAAGCGCAGGTACAGACGCTGTTGTTGACTAACGCGGTGACCAACGCATGTTCATGGGCTGTTGCATTCCACACCGCGCTCGCGCTGAAAGAGGGGCTTTCACCCGCCGATGTCGACGCGATTCGCGACGGCCGCACGCCTGCCGATCGCAAGCATGCGGCACTCTCGACCTTGACGAAAACGGCCATCGAGAAGCGCGGACACTTGAATGACCATGACGTGAACCAGTTTGTCGAGGCCGGCTTCCGTCAGGATCAGGTGCTCGAGGTTCTCACGGCACTGGCCGCTTCGACGATTACGAACTACGCCGGCAACATCACTCAACCGCCTCTGGAAGCGCCGTTCCAGGAATACGTCTGGAAGGCGTAG
- a CDS encoding protocatechuate 4,5-dioxygenase beta subunit translates to MARIIGGIGTSHVPTIGMAYDKGKQNDPAWAPLFKGYEPVAKWLAERKPDVMVMFYNDHANSFFFDCYPTFALGVSANHAFADEGAGKRPLPDIAGHPDLAIHIAEQLVNDEFDLTIFQDRALDHGCNSPLSLMLPHDGGWPMSLVPMEVNVLQYPLPTANRCYRLGQALRRAIESFEQDLSVVVVGTGGLSHQVHGERSGFNNTDWDMEFLDLIVHDPQRLAAMKHVDYVRLGGAESVETIMWLAMRGALGPKVRELHRNYYLATSTAMAVTLYEDEVAQ, encoded by the coding sequence ATGGCAAGGATCATTGGTGGAATCGGCACGTCGCATGTGCCCACTATCGGCATGGCGTACGACAAGGGCAAGCAGAACGATCCCGCGTGGGCGCCGCTCTTCAAAGGCTACGAACCGGTGGCCAAGTGGCTCGCCGAGCGTAAGCCGGACGTGATGGTCATGTTCTACAACGACCACGCCAATAGCTTCTTCTTCGATTGCTATCCGACTTTCGCGTTAGGGGTGTCGGCCAATCATGCGTTCGCCGACGAGGGCGCGGGCAAGCGCCCGCTGCCGGACATCGCCGGCCATCCCGATCTGGCTATCCATATCGCGGAACAGCTCGTCAACGACGAGTTCGATCTGACGATTTTTCAGGATCGTGCGCTCGATCACGGATGCAATTCACCGCTCTCGCTGATGTTGCCGCATGACGGCGGCTGGCCGATGTCGCTCGTGCCGATGGAAGTCAACGTGCTGCAATATCCACTGCCCACGGCGAACCGCTGCTACCGCCTCGGTCAGGCGCTGCGCCGCGCGATCGAGTCGTTCGAGCAGGATCTGAGTGTCGTGGTGGTCGGCACCGGCGGGCTGTCTCACCAGGTCCACGGCGAGCGCAGCGGTTTCAACAACACCGATTGGGACATGGAATTCCTCGATCTGATCGTTCATGACCCGCAGCGTCTTGCCGCGATGAAACATGTCGACTACGTGCGCCTCGGCGGCGCGGAGAGTGTGGAGACGATCATGTGGCTGGCGATGCGCGGTGCGCTGGGGCCGAAGGTTCGTGAGCTGCATCGCAACTATTACCTGGCGACGAGCACCGCGATGGCCGTGACCCTCTACGAAGATGAGGTGGCGCAATGA
- a CDS encoding 3-oxoacyl-[acyl-carrier-protein] reductase: MAKQIAVVTGGTGGLGEAISIKLHDAGYAVVVTCSPGNTGADEWLGRMEAQGRQFLAYTVDVADYDSCERCMAKIRTEVGPVDILINNAGITRDASFKKLDKINWDAVIRTNLDSVFNMTKPVCDSMVERGWGRIINVASIIGSKGGFGQTNYAAAKAGMHGFTKSLALEVAKKGVTVNTISPGYIATKMVMAVPEEIRETKIIPQIPVGRLGQPDEVAALVLYLCSRDAGFVTGANIAINGGQHLQ; the protein is encoded by the coding sequence ATGGCAAAGCAGATCGCAGTGGTGACGGGTGGAACGGGCGGACTTGGCGAAGCGATCAGCATCAAGCTGCATGACGCCGGGTATGCGGTCGTGGTCACCTGTTCGCCGGGCAACACCGGTGCGGACGAGTGGCTCGGCCGGATGGAGGCACAGGGACGGCAATTCCTCGCCTACACGGTCGACGTCGCCGACTACGACTCGTGTGAAAGATGCATGGCGAAAATCAGAACGGAAGTCGGACCGGTCGACATTCTGATCAACAACGCCGGCATCACGCGAGACGCCAGCTTCAAGAAGCTCGACAAGATCAATTGGGACGCGGTCATCCGCACCAACCTCGATTCGGTGTTCAACATGACGAAGCCGGTGTGCGACAGCATGGTCGAGCGTGGCTGGGGCCGCATCATCAACGTGGCGTCGATCATCGGCTCCAAGGGCGGCTTCGGCCAGACCAACTATGCGGCGGCGAAGGCCGGCATGCATGGCTTCACGAAATCGCTGGCGCTCGAGGTGGCGAAGAAAGGCGTCACCGTCAACACGATCTCGCCCGGCTATATCGCGACGAAGATGGTGATGGCGGTGCCCGAGGAGATCCGCGAGACGAAGATCATTCCGCAGATTCCGGTCGGCCGGCTCGGACAACCCGACGAGGTCGCGGCACTCGTGCTGTACCTGTGCTCGCGCGACGCGGGTTTCGTGACCGGGGCCAACATTGCAATCAACGGGGGGCAACACCTGCAGTGA
- a CDS encoding Arylsulfotransferase (ASST), giving the protein MTTTVDQITQRRRGVGLIAHDPRVSFGGYTLIAPQTAGGHVYLIDIDGTVVHEWKMPVRAGRHAVILANGNLGYNGSHAKSENRYAPWSMWHGGDFSEVTPEGEVVWHYEDPAHHHDAQWLANGNLLYAACAPVPAGFAERVPGGTAHGPEEVMYADVIREVNRAGELVWEWKAWEHLKPEDFPIAPGFGRYHWPLVNGLGVNAKGEVLMSLRTTSGIIAVDRKTGGVTMHIPPSVVSHQHAPVALANGNILTFDNGNFRTGAHVAFSRVLEIDPSNNEVVWSYADDMVNAFYSAFMGNAQRLANGNTHVTESATGRLFEVTPAGEVVWEYVIPWFGEYPDEAARKTGPGQLNSVFQTFRYSREQLPWLRA; this is encoded by the coding sequence GTGACCACGACAGTCGATCAAATTACTCAACGGCGCCGCGGCGTCGGTCTCATCGCCCACGACCCCAGGGTTTCATTCGGCGGGTATACGCTGATTGCACCGCAAACGGCAGGCGGCCACGTCTATCTCATCGATATCGACGGCACAGTCGTTCACGAGTGGAAGATGCCGGTGCGGGCCGGACGCCACGCTGTGATTCTTGCCAACGGCAATCTCGGCTACAACGGCAGCCACGCGAAATCGGAAAACCGTTACGCGCCGTGGTCGATGTGGCATGGCGGCGATTTCTCCGAAGTCACCCCTGAAGGCGAGGTGGTCTGGCATTACGAAGATCCGGCGCATCACCATGACGCGCAGTGGCTCGCCAACGGCAATCTGCTTTACGCCGCGTGCGCGCCCGTGCCGGCGGGTTTTGCCGAGCGCGTGCCGGGTGGCACGGCGCACGGTCCTGAAGAAGTCATGTATGCCGACGTGATCCGCGAAGTGAATCGCGCGGGCGAGCTGGTGTGGGAATGGAAGGCGTGGGAGCACCTGAAGCCCGAGGACTTTCCGATCGCGCCCGGCTTCGGCCGGTATCACTGGCCGCTCGTGAACGGGCTCGGCGTGAATGCGAAGGGCGAGGTGCTGATGAGTCTGCGCACCACGTCGGGCATCATCGCTGTCGACCGCAAGACCGGCGGCGTCACGATGCATATTCCGCCGAGCGTGGTGTCGCATCAGCACGCACCTGTCGCGCTGGCCAACGGCAACATCCTCACGTTCGACAACGGCAATTTCCGCACCGGCGCGCACGTGGCTTTCTCTCGCGTGCTCGAGATCGATCCCTCGAACAACGAGGTGGTCTGGTCGTACGCCGACGACATGGTGAATGCGTTCTACAGCGCCTTCATGGGCAACGCGCAGCGGCTCGCGAACGGCAACACGCACGTCACCGAGTCGGCGACCGGCCGGCTCTTCGAAGTGACGCCCGCGGGCGAGGTGGTGTGGGAATACGTGATTCCCTGGTTCGGCGAGTACCCGGACGAAGCGGCGCGCAAAACCGGCCCCGGCCAGTTGAACAGCGTCTTCCAGACCTTCCGCTACAGCCGCGAGCAGTTGCCGTGGCTGCGCGCCTGA
- a CDS encoding phasin family protein: protein MTLLSPEHIAAAKANVDAYFGVTGKIFEGVEKLVALNLQVVKATLAEAQENLTKVPGTTEPQQWFTLQAGFTAPFAEKSLSYGRQVFDIASTTQAEVTQLTQTYYERYNDRVQVLVEEAAKHSPAGSEAAIAAWKSAIAATTTLVETLQKTGQQAVQAAESNFDAVTATTSKAVRNNAEQAPVGTGAKR, encoded by the coding sequence ATGACTCTTTTGAGTCCCGAACATATTGCTGCCGCGAAGGCCAACGTCGACGCGTACTTCGGCGTGACCGGAAAGATCTTTGAAGGCGTCGAAAAACTGGTCGCGCTGAACCTGCAAGTCGTCAAGGCCACGCTGGCCGAGGCGCAAGAGAACCTGACGAAGGTGCCCGGCACGACGGAACCGCAGCAATGGTTCACGCTGCAAGCCGGTTTCACCGCACCCTTCGCGGAAAAATCGTTGTCATACGGCCGGCAAGTGTTCGACATCGCCTCGACCACCCAGGCTGAAGTCACGCAACTCACACAGACGTACTACGAGCGGTATAACGATCGCGTGCAGGTACTCGTCGAGGAAGCGGCGAAGCATTCGCCCGCAGGTTCCGAAGCCGCGATCGCTGCATGGAAATCCGCGATTGCCGCCACCACGACCCTGGTCGAAACGCTGCAGAAAACGGGGCAACAGGCCGTGCAGGCTGCCGAAAGTAATTTTGATGCGGTCACCGCCACCACATCAAAGGCCGTGCGAAACAACGCCGAGCAGGCTCCAGTAGGCACGGGCGCGAAGCGATAA
- a CDS encoding protocatechuate 4,5-dioxygenase alpha subunit encodes MNPQLIGVEELTGTYPFDIRQSMKAMRLNRFFWQMREAPARTLWLENRTAAYDAASLTVEERVLVDNADWIGLIRYGVCFFVLEKFARVVKITNLGMYASMRGETLEAFLKTRRVPDAV; translated from the coding sequence ATGAACCCACAACTGATCGGCGTCGAAGAACTGACGGGCACGTATCCGTTCGATATCCGCCAGAGTATGAAGGCGATGCGCCTGAACCGCTTCTTCTGGCAGATGCGCGAAGCACCGGCTCGCACGCTCTGGCTGGAGAACCGGACCGCCGCCTACGACGCCGCGAGTCTGACCGTGGAAGAGCGCGTGCTCGTCGACAACGCGGACTGGATCGGCTTGATCCGGTATGGCGTATGTTTCTTCGTTCTCGAGAAATTCGCGCGCGTGGTGAAGATCACGAATCTCGGCATGTACGCCAGCATGCGGGGCGAAACACTCGAAGCGTTTCTGAAAACGCGCAGGGTGCCGGACGCCGTCTAA